Within the Pseudomonas oryzae genome, the region CGGTCGAGGCGTCCCGGGCCGAGCCAGTTGGCCGCCTGCAGGCCGTCGTTCTGGCTGGGACCGAGGTAGAACTTCACCGCCAGCTCGATGTGCTGCAGTCCCTCGTCGTCCTCCACCAGCAGGTCCAGCTCGCCGAGGGTGTGGCCATGCTCGCGGATCGTCAGGTTGGCGGCCAGCAGGCGGACGTCCGGCGCCGCATTCAGGGCGAACTGCCAGAGCTGTTCGTAGTAGCGGCCCAGGCGGTTGCCGCGGAGCGCCGACAGCTGCTCGAGCAGCGTCTGTGGCCCGCGGTCCAGCTCGTGCAGCCAGCGTTCCAGGCGCTTCGGGCTGGCCGCCCAGGCACTGGCGCGCAGCGGATGGCGTGGCCGCTCGCCGTCCACGTGCGCCAGCAGCGGCGGGCTGAGCAGGGTCCAGGCCAGGTCGCGCACCGCGGGGTGGCGCAGGCGACGGGGCAGGTCGACAAGATCGGCGAACGGGCTCATGCCAGCGAGCATAGCCGCTGCCGGGCGCGAGTGTCGCGGTTTGCCGCTGGCGCGGCGCATCCCCCATAATCGGGGTCTTCCGCAGTCGCAGCCGGCAGGATCTCCATGGAGCAATTCCGCAACATCGGCATCATCGGGCGCATGGGCAGCTCGCATGTGCTGGATACCATTCGTCGCCTGAAACGCTACCTGACCGAGCGTCACCTGCACGTGATCCTCGAGGAGACCATCGCCGAGATGCTGCCCGGCCACGGCATGCAGACCTGCTCGCGCAAGCTGATGGGCGAGATCTGCGACCTGGTCATCGTGGTCGGCGGTGACGGCAGCCTGCTCGGCGCGGCGCGCGCCATGGCCCGTCACGGCACCCCGGTGCTGGGCATCAACCGCGGCAGCCTGGGCTTTCTCACCGACATCCGCCCCGACGAGCTGGAGGTCAAGGTCGGCGAGGTGCTGGCCGGCCGCTACCTGATGGAGAGCCGCTTCCTGCTCGAGGCGCTGGTGCGCCGCGGCGAGGAGGCGATCGGCCAGAGCGACGCGCTCAACGACGTGGTGCTACACCCCGGCAAGTCGACGCGGATGATCGAGTTCGAGCTGTTCATCGACGGCCAGTTCGTCTGCAGCCAGAAGGCCGACGGCCTGATCGTTTCCACTCCCACCGGCTCCACCGCCTACGCACTGTCGGCCGGCGGCCCGATCATGCATCCCAAGCTGGACGCCATCGTCATCGTGCCGATGTACCCGCACACCCTGTCCAGCCGGCCGATCGTGGTCGACGGCAACAGCGAGCTGAAGGTCGTGGTGGCCAGCGACATGCAGATCTACCCGCTGGTCTCCTGCGACGGCCAGAACCACTTCACCTGCGCCCCCGGCGATACCCTGACCATCCGCAAGAAGGCGCAGAAGCTGCAGCTGATCCACCCGCTGGGACACAACTACTACGAGGTCTGCCGGACCAAGCTGGGCTGGGGCAGTCGCCTCGGCGGGGGGCACGACTAGTGCTGCTCGATCCGGCACGCGGCTACGACCTGATCGGCGACGTGCACGGCTGCGCGCGGGCCCTCGAACGCTTATTGTCCGGCCTCGGCTACAGCCGCCGGGACGGCGTCTGGCGCCACCGCGAGCGCATGGCGCTGTTCCTCGGCGACATCGTCGACCGCGGCCCGCACATCCGCGAGGCGCTGCACCTGGTGCACGACATGGTCGAGGCCGGCGAGGCGCTGTGCCTGATGGGCAACCACGAGTGGTACGCCCTGGGCTGGACCACCCCGGCGCTGCCCGGCAGCGGCCAGGAGTTCGCCCGCGAGCACAACCCGCGCCACGAGCGGCTGATCCGCGAGACCCTCGACCAGTTCGAGGGCCATCCGGGCGACTGGCACGACTTCCTCGCCTGGTTCTACCGCCTGCCGATGTTCGTCGACGCCGGGCGCTTCCGCATGGTGCACGCTTGCTGGGACGCCGGCCTGATCGCCCGTCTGCGCCGCGACTACCCCGACGGGCGCATCGACCGCACCTTCGTCCAGCAGGCCGGCCAGGCCGACAGCTTCGCCGCGCACTGCTGCCAGCGCCTGCTGCGCGGCATCGACATGCCGTTGCCGGCGGGACTGACGCTGACCAGCCACGACGGCTTCGTGCGCAACGTGTTCCGCACCAAGTTCTGGGCAGAGGCGCCGCAGACCTACGGTGAC harbors:
- a CDS encoding metallophosphoesterase; this translates as MLDPARGYDLIGDVHGCARALERLLSGLGYSRRDGVWRHRERMALFLGDIVDRGPHIREALHLVHDMVEAGEALCLMGNHEWYALGWTTPALPGSGQEFAREHNPRHERLIRETLDQFEGHPGDWHDFLAWFYRLPMFVDAGRFRMVHACWDAGLIARLRRDYPDGRIDRTFVQQAGQADSFAAHCCQRLLRGIDMPLPAGLTLTSHDGFVRNVFRTKFWAEAPQTYGDLVFQPDALPDEVANLPLSNRQKAELLHYGADEPMLFVGHYWCRGTPAPLRPNLACLDYSAVRRGKLVAYRLDQETRLDPAKFCWVEVKRMEADS
- a CDS encoding DUF1853 family protein yields the protein MLAGMSPFADLVDLPRRLRHPAVRDLAWTLLSPPLLAHVDGERPRHPLRASAWAASPKRLERWLHELDRGPQTLLEQLSALRGNRLGRYYEQLWQFALNAAPDVRLLAANLTIREHGHTLGELDLLVEDDEGLQHIELAVKFYLGPSQNDGLQAANWLGPGRLDRLDLKLERLLQHQLRLTRLPAAREPLRRLSTRSASASLWLGGYLFYPWPEGCTAPVGTDDDHLRGLWLRRSDWPAWQASHPGCWQPLQRMSWLAPASCPAGDCWSSASFASWLDELPADAAPRMLVQLAAYGRDDWQEVARVFLVDDHWPQTLLGR
- a CDS encoding NAD(+) kinase, yielding MEQFRNIGIIGRMGSSHVLDTIRRLKRYLTERHLHVILEETIAEMLPGHGMQTCSRKLMGEICDLVIVVGGDGSLLGAARAMARHGTPVLGINRGSLGFLTDIRPDELEVKVGEVLAGRYLMESRFLLEALVRRGEEAIGQSDALNDVVLHPGKSTRMIEFELFIDGQFVCSQKADGLIVSTPTGSTAYALSAGGPIMHPKLDAIVIVPMYPHTLSSRPIVVDGNSELKVVVASDMQIYPLVSCDGQNHFTCAPGDTLTIRKKAQKLQLIHPLGHNYYEVCRTKLGWGSRLGGGHD